The following proteins are co-located in the Legionella busanensis genome:
- the ggt gene encoding gamma-glutamyltransferase, which translates to MNKSQFLLCFAIGISSIHLSQASDLIFENPPGYAVASAHPLATNAGLEVLAAGGNAFDAAVAVSATLAVVEPYHSGLGGGGFWLLYDAKIKKNIIIDGREVAPLAAHENMFLDKKGEIVPRLSLDGGLAAAIPGEPAALTYIAKHYGRLPLSRTLAPAIRLAEQGFAVDAQFNHFSQMTDRMEVMLRFPATAAIFLHNNQPYKIGEILKQPDLASTLKILAEKGHDGFYRGEIAQKLVAGVRATGGIWTLDDLANYKIKIREPLQGAYHNMLIITAPPPSAGGVILLTILNILEGLPLQSFNKVQFVHYLIESMRLAYWQSNQTIADPEFTQINLDKLLSSKNAKQLRSLIPADKALPSSELGLDQNINQNNTNTTHISIIDADGNRVSATLTINYIFGSSVIAAGTGVLLNDEMDDFSAKEGVKNQYGLVGHPVNSIAPGKRPMSNMSPTFLEMPGRTAILGTPGGSRIPTMVLLSTLSFFNYKGAISLVSKMRFHHQYLPDWLQFEPETFSPELQAQLKAMGYQLMALKQYYGDMQAISWDKKLNIITAASDPRGIGLAVAINKDHGGYGLTY; encoded by the coding sequence ATGAATAAATCACAATTTTTGCTATGTTTTGCTATAGGGATAAGTAGTATTCATTTAAGTCAAGCAAGTGATTTGATTTTTGAAAATCCGCCAGGCTATGCTGTAGCAAGCGCCCACCCATTAGCCACCAATGCTGGCTTAGAAGTTCTTGCCGCTGGGGGCAATGCATTTGATGCAGCAGTTGCCGTAAGTGCTACATTAGCAGTAGTCGAACCTTATCATTCTGGTTTAGGTGGCGGCGGTTTCTGGCTACTGTATGATGCTAAAATTAAAAAGAATATTATAATTGATGGTCGGGAAGTGGCGCCCTTAGCGGCACATGAAAATATGTTTCTTGATAAAAAGGGTGAAATTGTCCCAAGATTATCACTTGACGGGGGCTTAGCTGCTGCCATCCCTGGAGAGCCTGCGGCGCTTACCTATATTGCAAAGCATTATGGCCGACTACCTTTATCACGAACGTTAGCGCCAGCCATCCGCCTTGCAGAGCAAGGTTTTGCAGTCGATGCGCAATTTAATCATTTTTCCCAAATGACCGATAGAATGGAGGTTATGCTGCGCTTTCCAGCAACGGCAGCCATTTTTTTACATAATAATCAGCCTTATAAAATTGGTGAAATCCTTAAGCAACCAGATTTAGCTAGCACATTAAAAATATTAGCTGAAAAAGGGCATGATGGTTTTTACCGTGGGGAAATTGCTCAAAAACTGGTTGCTGGTGTACGTGCTACTGGAGGGATTTGGACTTTAGATGATCTCGCTAATTATAAAATTAAAATAAGAGAACCACTCCAAGGTGCTTATCATAATATGCTTATTATTACAGCGCCGCCACCTTCAGCTGGTGGTGTAATATTACTTACCATATTAAATATTCTTGAGGGGTTACCGCTACAGTCATTTAACAAAGTTCAATTTGTTCATTATCTAATAGAATCCATGCGGCTTGCTTACTGGCAAAGTAATCAAACCATTGCTGATCCGGAATTCACGCAAATTAATTTAGATAAATTATTATCATCTAAAAATGCTAAACAATTACGATCGTTAATTCCTGCAGATAAAGCGTTACCTAGTTCAGAACTTGGTTTAGATCAAAATATAAATCAAAATAATACTAATACAACTCATATTAGTATTATTGACGCTGATGGTAATCGTGTGTCAGCGACCTTAACTATAAATTATATTTTTGGCTCAAGTGTCATTGCTGCCGGCACAGGTGTCTTACTAAACGATGAAATGGATGATTTTTCAGCTAAAGAAGGGGTTAAAAATCAGTATGGTTTAGTAGGTCATCCTGTAAATAGTATCGCGCCAGGAAAAAGGCCTATGTCTAATATGTCACCTACATTTTTAGAGATGCCTGGCCGTACAGCTATTTTAGGAACACCAGGCGGTAGTCGAATACCCACCATGGTTTTACTTAGTACGTTATCATTTTTTAATTATAAAGGTGCTATTAGTTTAGTTTCTAAGATGCGTTTTCATCATCAATACTTACCAGATTGGCTGCAATTTGAACCTGAAACTTTTTCACCTGAGCTTCAGGCGCAACTTAAAGCCATGGGCTATCAGTTAATGGCTTTAAAACAATATTATGGCGATATGCAAGCAATAAGCTGGGATAAAAAACTAAATATAATTACTGCGGCCTCTGATCCCCGTGGAATAGGTCTAGCGGTTGCTATTAATAAAGATCATGGTGGATATGGTTTAACCTATTAA
- the lolB gene encoding lipoprotein insertase outer membrane protein LolB, translating to MKSLKYASLLTLSFLTACVSTRQPTNFESMPPQYNMPAPQEGGTIVKNPRQQSQLKLDSQNTNANLAQTNNKISDKNLANNKLVDANLKTDKKQITQAARGTPSSWNLSGALAVRSARKSATASINWYQRGAGSYQIRLFGPLGSGTIMIAKQGGTIVLQDGAKRATSSNAEQLLLKQTGIRLPVNNLYYWVRGLPAPGAVQSAKRDAGNRLIMLRQGGYTIQYLGYQSVGKAVLPSHIRLQGNGVFIKLVINRWSI from the coding sequence ATGAAATCACTTAAATATGCAAGTCTTCTTACATTATCTTTCTTAACAGCATGCGTTTCTACTAGACAACCTACTAATTTTGAATCAATGCCGCCTCAATATAATATGCCAGCTCCCCAAGAGGGGGGGACCATTGTTAAAAATCCTAGGCAACAATCACAACTTAAATTAGATTCACAAAATACAAACGCTAATCTTGCGCAAACTAACAATAAGATTAGTGATAAAAATTTAGCAAACAATAAATTAGTTGACGCTAATCTCAAAACAGATAAAAAACAAATAACTCAAGCTGCAAGAGGAACACCTTCCTCATGGAATCTATCTGGCGCTTTAGCTGTTCGAAGTGCAAGAAAGTCTGCTACAGCCTCCATTAATTGGTATCAACGGGGTGCTGGTAGCTATCAAATCCGTCTTTTTGGCCCACTTGGTAGCGGTACCATCATGATTGCTAAACAAGGGGGTACAATAGTTTTACAAGATGGAGCAAAAAGGGCAACCTCCTCAAACGCTGAGCAGCTATTATTAAAACAAACAGGCATTCGTTTACCTGTAAATAATTTATATTATTGGGTGCGCGGCTTGCCTGCTCCTGGCGCAGTTCAATCCGCTAAACGAGATGCAGGTAATCGTTTAATAATGCTTCGTCAAGGCGGCTATACAATTCAATACTTAGGTTATCAAAGTGTTGGTAAAGCAGTACTGCCATCTCATATCCGTTTACAAGGCAATGGGGTTTTTATTAAGTTAGTGATTAATCGTTGGAGTATTTAG
- the phbB gene encoding acetoacetyl-CoA reductase: MERKIAVVTGGTGGIGSAICQQLAKDYQVIACYFKNGKHEEAKQWQKAQQEAGYNIDIVYADICKFSDCEKLTALIIERYGHIDTLVNNAGITADGSLKKMTPEQWQLVVDSNLTSVFNMTRNIIPHMIDKNYGRIINISSINGRKGQFGQCNYAATKAALFGFSKSLALEVANKGITVNTISPGYIETNMLTSMKEDILNSIIANIPVGRLGKPSEIAEAVAFFASPDSSFITGANLDINGGQYM, encoded by the coding sequence ATGGAGCGGAAAATAGCTGTCGTTACTGGGGGTACAGGCGGTATTGGCTCAGCAATTTGTCAGCAGTTGGCAAAAGATTACCAAGTCATTGCCTGTTATTTTAAAAATGGTAAACATGAAGAGGCAAAGCAATGGCAAAAAGCTCAGCAGGAAGCAGGGTACAATATTGATATTGTTTATGCTGATATTTGTAAATTTTCAGATTGCGAAAAATTAACAGCACTTATTATTGAGCGTTATGGGCATATTGATACATTAGTGAATAATGCTGGTATTACAGCCGATGGTAGTCTTAAAAAAATGACACCTGAGCAATGGCAACTGGTCGTGGATTCCAATTTAACAAGTGTATTTAACATGACCCGAAATATTATTCCCCATATGATTGATAAAAATTATGGACGTATTATAAATATTTCTTCAATTAATGGTCGTAAAGGGCAATTTGGGCAATGTAATTATGCAGCTACCAAAGCCGCTCTTTTTGGATTTAGTAAAAGCTTAGCCTTGGAAGTAGCAAATAAAGGCATTACAGTTAATACTATTTCACCTGGTTACATAGAAACAAACATGCTTACTAGCATGAAAGAAGATATTTTAAACAGTATTATTGCTAATATTCCTGTAGGCCGATTAGGAAAGCCAAGCGAAATTGCAGAAGCTGTTGCTTTCTTTGCGTCTCCTGATTCTAGTTTTATTACAGGTGCAAATTTAGATATAAATGGTGGTCAATATATGTAA
- a CDS encoding lysophospholipid acyltransferase family protein, which produces MKWSTKLLNLIGVKLVVFNPYHVEPQPGKATIIMCNHTSLYDIPISFKAFPNHSIRMLAKRELSKIPIMGKGMSATEFPFIDRKNRHQAIRDLAFARQLMESGIIMWIAPEGTRSKTGELAPFKKGAFITAIEAKATIIPIGIRGAYNILPPKTMRFNLNQKAEIHIGKPIDAAQYTLENKDELINTVYQAIKELVEGSA; this is translated from the coding sequence ATGAAATGGTCAACTAAATTACTAAATTTAATTGGCGTTAAACTTGTAGTATTTAATCCCTACCATGTGGAGCCACAGCCAGGAAAAGCGACTATTATTATGTGCAATCATACTAGCCTTTATGACATTCCAATTAGTTTTAAAGCTTTCCCTAATCATTCAATTCGCATGTTAGCTAAAAGGGAGCTTTCTAAAATTCCTATCATGGGTAAAGGCATGTCAGCTACCGAGTTCCCATTTATTGATCGGAAAAATAGACATCAAGCAATTCGAGATTTGGCATTTGCACGTCAATTAATGGAGAGTGGCATTATTATGTGGATTGCGCCAGAAGGCACTCGCTCTAAAACAGGCGAATTAGCTCCTTTTAAAAAAGGGGCATTTATTACGGCAATTGAGGCAAAAGCAACTATTATTCCTATCGGTATTCGAGGAGCTTACAATATATTGCCGCCAAAAACCATGCGATTTAACTTAAATCAAAAGGCTGAAATTCATATTGGCAAACCTATTGATGCTGCACAATATACTCTTGAAAATAAAGATGAACTAATAAATACCGTTTATCAAGCAATTAAGGAGCTTGTAGAAGGCTCTGCATAA
- a CDS encoding multidrug effflux MFS transporter, translated as MYKLDAARFGSASLFTTLIILTNIIPPLAIDEYTPSMPFMVSDLNTSVAQVQLSIVYYLFAFSISQLICGVLSDYFGRRIVLLLSMPLFFLGSLFCIFTPNISLLILGRILQGLGVGGIALTGPALMADCFDGPELTKVSSYYSLIYSFIPITAPVLGGLIQDYFNWRANFFFMFILSIFIYLIFYFKLPETNPRVLSKKLDLGSILKSYSIILTHRTYIISVMGLILTWSLFVVFSIMAPFIIEISLGYSASVYGAFAILVGLGFFVGNSINSLLIKKYSQNFLLRLSLLCMLIFSIILFSLQLLNYIIIYTIMLPVFFVMTAAGICFPHLYASAVGALPEYAGKAGSLIGSLILIGAVIINIIITNLRAHSSIDMAAVYLILSAINLLLCFIPHKKNS; from the coding sequence ATGTATAAACTAGACGCGGCCCGCTTTGGATCGGCAAGTTTATTTACAACCCTTATTATTCTTACTAACATTATTCCTCCCCTAGCCATTGACGAATACACGCCTTCCATGCCTTTTATGGTAAGTGACTTAAATACCTCTGTAGCGCAAGTACAATTATCAATAGTTTATTACTTATTCGCCTTTTCAATTTCTCAATTAATTTGTGGTGTATTATCGGACTATTTTGGCAGAAGAATTGTTCTTTTACTTTCTATGCCCCTATTTTTTTTAGGCAGTTTATTTTGTATCTTTACTCCTAATATAAGTCTACTCATATTAGGCAGAATTCTGCAAGGACTAGGTGTGGGAGGTATCGCCTTAACAGGCCCTGCTTTAATGGCCGACTGCTTTGATGGCCCTGAGTTAACAAAAGTAAGCAGTTATTACAGTTTAATTTATTCCTTTATTCCTATTACAGCGCCAGTTCTAGGAGGTCTCATTCAAGATTATTTTAATTGGCGAGCCAATTTTTTCTTCATGTTTATATTATCGATTTTTATTTATCTTATTTTCTATTTTAAGTTACCTGAGACTAACCCTAGAGTGCTTTCAAAAAAATTAGATTTAGGAAGCATTTTAAAAAGTTACTCAATTATATTAACACATCGCACCTATATTATTTCTGTTATGGGCCTGATTTTAACCTGGTCACTGTTTGTAGTCTTTAGCATAATGGCGCCTTTTATTATTGAGATAAGCTTAGGGTACTCTGCTTCTGTTTATGGTGCTTTTGCGATTCTAGTTGGTTTAGGTTTTTTTGTTGGTAATAGTATTAATAGCTTACTTATAAAGAAATATTCACAGAATTTCCTTTTACGCCTTAGCTTGTTATGTATGTTAATCTTTTCAATTATTTTATTTAGCTTACAATTACTAAATTATATTATTATTTATACTATCATGCTCCCAGTCTTTTTTGTTATGACTGCCGCAGGTATTTGTTTTCCTCATCTTTATGCAAGTGCAGTAGGGGCCTTGCCTGAATATGCTGGAAAAGCAGGCTCCCTAATAGGCTCTTTAATTCTAATAGGAGCCGTTATTATCAATATTATAATTACTAATTTACGAGCCCACTCTTCTATTGATATGGCAGCTGTATATTTAATCTTAAGTGCAATAAATTTATTGCTTTGTTTTATACCTCATAAAAAGAATTCTTAA
- the phbB gene encoding acetoacetyl-CoA reductase, with translation MQNEQVILITGGTGDIGTAIAKQLAPYFGHVVALDVVTDNKGEVWQQELNQQGYKHLHFRHMDVTDFNECERVITGLIAEFGQVDVLINNAGITRDAVFHKMTKQQWDEVLRVNLDGMFNVTRQVVETMRARKSGRIINISSVNAQKGQFSQANYAASKAGIYGFTKSLAQELMAFNVTVNSISPGYVNTRLMKGIRPDILEAIIDLIPAKRLAEPEEVAWVVEFLINEKSRYITGANLSINGGLHMY, from the coding sequence ATGCAAAATGAACAGGTTATATTAATTACTGGGGGAACAGGCGATATTGGTACTGCCATTGCAAAGCAGTTAGCTCCTTATTTTGGCCATGTTGTAGCACTTGATGTAGTAACAGATAACAAAGGGGAGGTCTGGCAACAGGAATTAAATCAGCAAGGATATAAACATTTGCATTTTCGACATATGGACGTAACTGATTTTAATGAATGCGAAAGAGTCATTACAGGGCTGATTGCAGAATTTGGGCAAGTCGATGTGCTTATTAATAATGCAGGTATCACGCGTGATGCAGTTTTCCACAAAATGACTAAACAGCAATGGGATGAGGTATTGCGCGTTAACTTAGATGGCATGTTTAATGTTACTCGGCAAGTAGTAGAAACCATGCGGGCTCGAAAAAGTGGCCGTATTATTAATATTTCCTCAGTCAATGCTCAAAAAGGTCAATTCTCCCAAGCTAATTATGCGGCTTCTAAGGCTGGTATTTATGGATTTACAAAAAGCTTAGCGCAAGAGTTAATGGCCTTTAATGTCACTGTAAATAGCATTTCGCCTGGGTATGTAAACACACGTTTGATGAAAGGAATTCGACCGGATATTTTAGAGGCAATTATTGATTTAATCCCCGCTAAGCGTTTAGCAGAGCCTGAAGAAGTAGCTTGGGTAGTGGAGTTTTTAATTAATGAGAAAAGTCGCTATATTACTGGCGCAAACTTAAGTATCAACGGTGGTTTACATATGTATTAA
- the mutM gene encoding bifunctional DNA-formamidopyrimidine glycosylase/DNA-(apurinic or apyrimidinic site) lyase has translation MPELPEVETTRLAISPYLTNQIITRVTIRNSQLRLPVSGELSDICPGQTIEAVERRAKYLILILSKGYILIHLGMSGHLRLVNPSTPLEKHDHIELTLENGLIVRYQDPRRFGLWLYLTSEPANHKLLNHLGPEPLTDNFNANYLFKRCQGKKQSIKSFLMDNQIVVGIGNIYATESLFLAGVHPFESAGNLTIEQLTKLVNYAKRVLQQAIDYGGTTLRDFYSLGNPGYFINQLKVYGRKGQACIDCNTIIESLKIAGRTSAYCPKCQPLKQN, from the coding sequence ATGCCTGAATTACCTGAAGTTGAGACGACTCGTCTAGCCATTAGTCCTTATTTGACTAATCAAATTATTACACGGGTTACTATTAGAAATTCACAGTTACGCCTACCTGTATCCGGTGAGTTATCGGATATTTGTCCAGGTCAAACAATTGAGGCGGTAGAACGCCGGGCTAAATATTTAATTCTTATTCTTTCCAAAGGTTATATCCTGATTCATTTAGGCATGTCAGGCCATTTGCGCTTAGTTAATCCATCAACACCACTTGAAAAACATGATCATATTGAGCTTACCCTTGAAAATGGCTTAATCGTACGCTATCAGGATCCACGACGTTTTGGTCTTTGGCTCTATTTAACCAGCGAACCAGCTAACCATAAGCTATTAAATCATTTAGGCCCGGAGCCCTTAACAGATAATTTTAATGCGAATTATCTATTTAAACGTTGTCAAGGAAAGAAACAAAGTATTAAATCATTTTTAATGGACAATCAAATTGTAGTTGGCATTGGCAATATTTATGCCACAGAGAGCCTCTTTTTAGCGGGCGTTCATCCTTTTGAGTCTGCAGGTAACTTAACAATCGAACAATTAACTAAATTAGTTAACTATGCTAAACGAGTATTACAACAAGCCATTGATTATGGGGGTACTACGTTGCGTGATTTTTACTCTTTAGGTAATCCTGGATATTTCATTAACCAATTAAAAGTATATGGTCGTAAAGGGCAAGCTTGTATTGATTGTAATACTATAATTGAAAGTTTAAAAATAGCAGGTCGTACGTCAGCTTATTGCCCTAAATGTCAGCCATTAAAACAGAATTAA
- the coaD gene encoding pantetheine-phosphate adenylyltransferase: MKQRAIYPGTFDPITNGHIDIIKRAAQIFPEIIVGVASNDAKNPFFPIETRINLTKQALQEIPGVKVLGFDTLLIDFVKEQQGNIILRGLRAVNDFEYEFQLAGMNRKLSADIETVFLTPSEDLMFISSTLVREIARLKGDVSQFVPANVVKAFNEKLSKGT; encoded by the coding sequence ATGAAACAGCGTGCTATCTATCCTGGAACTTTTGATCCCATCACTAATGGACATATTGATATTATAAAAAGAGCGGCCCAAATTTTTCCAGAAATTATAGTTGGTGTTGCAAGTAATGATGCTAAAAACCCTTTTTTTCCTATAGAGACTCGCATTAATTTGACTAAGCAGGCTCTCCAAGAAATTCCTGGTGTTAAAGTACTAGGCTTTGATACGCTATTAATTGATTTTGTCAAAGAACAACAGGGAAATATCATTTTACGTGGCTTAAGAGCTGTGAATGATTTTGAGTATGAATTTCAGCTTGCTGGTATGAATCGAAAGTTAAGTGCAGATATTGAAACTGTATTTTTAACACCTTCCGAAGATTTAATGTTTATTTCTTCAACTTTAGTAAGGGAGATAGCGAGATTAAAAGGAGATGTCTCGCAATTTGTACCAGCAAATGTTGTAAAAGCTTTCAATGAAAAATTAAGCAAAGGGACATGA
- a CDS encoding polyhydroxyalkanoate synthesis regulator DNA-binding domain-containing protein yields MVRLIKKYKNRRLYDTERSQYITVEELQGYVVQGIAFRVEDSSTNKDITSATLLQILVEMESTTSQFLSADMLKHLIVLASHPMSQAYKNILEQLFASFETSIKKSPYLQDYQQTAQLWQQQVGEMFNQWQSLFKAK; encoded by the coding sequence ATGGTGAGATTAATAAAAAAATACAAAAACCGTCGCCTTTATGATACTGAAAGAAGTCAATACATTACCGTTGAGGAATTACAGGGTTATGTTGTTCAAGGTATCGCCTTTCGAGTAGAAGATAGTAGCACTAATAAAGATATAACGAGTGCTACCCTATTACAAATCCTAGTAGAAATGGAAAGTACAACCAGTCAATTTCTATCCGCAGATATGTTAAAACATTTAATTGTATTAGCTAGTCATCCAATGAGCCAAGCATATAAAAATATTTTAGAGCAGTTATTTGCTTCATTTGAGACCTCTATCAAAAAAAGTCCTTATTTACAGGACTACCAGCAAACAGCTCAGCTTTGGCAGCAGCAGGTTGGTGAAATGTTTAATCAGTGGCAATCTTTATTTAAAGCTAAATAG
- a CDS encoding phasin family protein translates to MNQAYLERWTDLARKAQEPLQAIAELNAKTLQNFKYLKPEELAKIKKPEEFIEKQINLAVENGHKALDYMQKSFEIFEKAMLSVVEEAKKADGKR, encoded by the coding sequence ATGAACCAAGCATATTTAGAACGCTGGACAGACCTAGCGAGAAAAGCTCAGGAACCTTTGCAAGCTATCGCTGAATTAAATGCTAAAACATTACAAAATTTTAAGTATTTAAAGCCTGAAGAGCTCGCAAAAATTAAAAAACCTGAAGAATTTATAGAAAAGCAAATTAATCTTGCTGTTGAAAATGGCCACAAGGCTTTGGATTATATGCAAAAGTCATTTGAGATTTTTGAAAAAGCTATGCTATCTGTTGTTGAAGAAGCAAAAAAGGCTGATGGTAAAAGATAA
- a CDS encoding DUF1415 domain-containing protein: MIQADLIIQQTKNWITSFIIPLKLCPFAKYVIDQNTIRFSISQAPNKQLALADLRNEIINLESNKTIETTIVIFPELFKDFLTYLDFTAFAEKKLIKKQYEGIYQFATFHPDYCFADAESQDVTNYTNRSPYPLVHILREESIEQAIAFYGNTEEIPLNNIALLRKLGLEKVITIISKTNTMTCTNNIENSS, translated from the coding sequence ATGATTCAGGCAGATTTAATTATTCAACAAACTAAAAATTGGATTACCTCATTTATTATCCCTTTAAAACTTTGTCCTTTTGCGAAGTATGTTATTGATCAAAATACTATTCGATTTAGTATTAGCCAGGCGCCAAATAAACAACTTGCATTAGCTGATTTACGCAATGAAATTATCAATTTGGAAAGTAATAAAACTATCGAAACAACTATTGTAATCTTTCCAGAGTTATTTAAAGATTTTTTAACTTATTTAGATTTTACTGCGTTTGCTGAGAAAAAACTTATAAAAAAACAATATGAGGGTATTTATCAATTTGCGACCTTTCATCCTGATTATTGTTTTGCTGATGCTGAAAGCCAAGACGTTACTAATTATACTAATCGCTCGCCTTATCCCTTGGTACATATTTTACGAGAAGAAAGTATAGAGCAAGCTATTGCTTTTTATGGAAATACTGAAGAAATACCACTTAATAACATTGCGCTTCTACGTAAACTTGGTTTAGAAAAAGTAATTACAATCATTTCTAAAACAAATACGATGACATGTACTAACAATATAGAAAATTCTAGCTAA
- a CDS encoding DesA family fatty acid desaturase, with protein MMFGLLNLSFWGYVIATLVLTQITIAGVTLYLHRCQTHRAITLHPIVSHFFRFWLWLTTGMITAEWVAIHRKHHATTDVEGDPHSPKVLGIKKVFWEGAELYRNAAKDKAMIAKYSHGTPNDWIERNLYSRFSAKGILLMFIINLLLFGLPGITIWAIQMLWIPVHAAGVVNGIGHHWGYRNFECPDAATNIFPWGFWIGGEELHNNHHTFASSAKFSIKWWEFDIGWMYIRCLSWLGLAKVKKLPPKLATDERKLHVDLDTVRAVINNRFQVMSFYYKRVVLPTLKLEKRLAKDDKAKKKLFQCAGRLLRLQDSLLSPRAKTKLQALLAQRERLQIVYFYRQSLQNIWLKTATSQKELVESLQQWCKQAEESGLEVLHQFAQQIKNFVPKQVKI; from the coding sequence ATGATGTTTGGATTATTAAATCTTTCTTTTTGGGGCTATGTTATAGCCACACTAGTTTTAACACAAATTACAATCGCTGGAGTTACCCTTTATCTTCATCGTTGTCAAACCCATAGAGCAATAACGTTGCATCCTATTGTGAGTCATTTCTTTCGTTTTTGGCTATGGTTAACCACCGGTATGATTACAGCAGAATGGGTAGCTATTCACCGTAAACATCATGCTACTACCGATGTTGAAGGTGATCCACATAGTCCTAAGGTCTTAGGCATAAAAAAAGTCTTTTGGGAAGGTGCAGAGCTTTATAGAAACGCAGCAAAAGATAAAGCTATGATTGCAAAGTATTCTCATGGTACGCCAAATGACTGGATTGAACGCAATCTATATAGTCGCTTTTCGGCCAAAGGTATTTTGCTCATGTTTATCATTAATTTATTACTTTTTGGCCTTCCTGGCATTACTATATGGGCTATCCAAATGCTTTGGATTCCCGTTCATGCTGCAGGGGTAGTTAATGGTATAGGTCACCATTGGGGATATCGGAATTTTGAATGCCCTGATGCGGCAACCAATATTTTTCCATGGGGTTTTTGGATAGGTGGCGAAGAGTTGCATAATAATCATCATACTTTCGCCTCATCTGCTAAATTCTCAATAAAATGGTGGGAATTTGATATTGGCTGGATGTATATTCGCTGTTTATCCTGGTTAGGATTGGCTAAGGTTAAAAAATTACCGCCAAAGCTAGCAACTGATGAAAGAAAGCTTCATGTTGATCTAGATACTGTTAGGGCTGTGATTAATAATCGTTTTCAGGTTATGTCTTTTTATTATAAACGTGTCGTTCTACCAACGCTTAAACTGGAAAAGCGCTTAGCCAAAGATGATAAAGCCAAGAAAAAGCTATTTCAATGCGCTGGTCGGTTATTACGCTTGCAAGATAGTTTATTATCCCCTCGTGCGAAAACCAAACTGCAGGCTTTATTAGCCCAGCGTGAACGTTTGCAAATTGTTTATTTTTATCGTCAATCTCTCCAAAATATTTGGCTAAAGACAGCGACTTCTCAAAAGGAATTAGTAGAATCGTTACAACAATGGTGTAAGCAAGCTGAAGAATCTGGTTTGGAAGTTCTACATCAATTTGCTCAGCAAATCAAAAATTTTGTACCAAAACAGGTTAAAATTTGA